The window ATTCATAATTGCCAAACACACATCTTTCATTCGGTTAACTCCCAACTTTTTTAGGATGACGCCGATTTGGTTTTTTATGGTCTGTTCGGACTTGTGGAGTCTTTGGCTGATTTGGGACCGGCTTAATCCCCGTTCCGCCAAAGCTAAAATCTCCCGTTCGCTCCGGGTTAAACTCTGAATCAATTCGGCCTCTTTCAAGCGGGAATAATCTCGTAAGACAACTTCGACCGGCGAACGATTATAATAGGTGGCCCGGATGGCCTCGGGAATCGCTTGATATTCAGTTTTGGGAATGAAATTTACCGCTCCGGCGAACGCCATTATAAATGTGCGAAAAAATATTGACACTACCGGTCTTCTATGCCGGCGAGGAAATTAATGCGAGCCAGTGGCGAACCGTTAAATCCCGCCACCTTTTGGCGTATCTTGCCCATCAGAATAAGCCGGTAAGTACCGATCAAATCATTGAGGATCTCTGGCCGTATGTTGATCCGGATAAAGCCTTGTCCCTTTTCCACACCACCCTTTATTATTTACGGCGCCTTTTACAACAGTTCACCAGTGAAGAGATGATTATTCGCGGGTCCAAACGTTATCAACTCCACCCCGAAAGAGTCGTAATTGACCGCTATCAATTTGAAGACATTGCCCATCCAGCCTTAGAAAAAGAAATGACTCCCGCCTTGGCGGAACAGTTGGAAGCCGCCGTCTTGCTTTACCGGGGTGATTACCTTGAAGATCTGGACTACCAATGGGTCATGCCCGTTCAAGAAAAATTGAGGAGTTTAAATATGGAAATTAGACAGAAATTGGCCGCCTATTATCTGGACAATAAAATGCCGAACAAAGCCTTGCTTCATTTGCAGCAATTGATGGCTTTAAATCCTTACTCGGAAATAAACTTAAAACTATTACTAACCGCCTATGCGGACAAGGGCGATCATTCTGCTGTCATCAAACAATATACAGCCTTTGCCAGAAATATCCGCAAAGAACTGGGCTTGCAACCATCTGCTGAGATAAAGAGGTTTTTTGCAAACCTCTCCAAACAAAAGTAAAAGCCGCTTAAAAAGCGGCTTTTTTTTATGCTTGACATC of the Capillibacterium thermochitinicola genome contains:
- a CDS encoding helix-turn-helix domain-containing protein, producing the protein MAFAGAVNFIPKTEYQAIPEAIRATYYNRSPVEVVLRDYSRLKEAELIQSLTRSEREILALAERGLSRSQISQRLHKSEQTIKNQIGVILKKLGVNRMKDVCLAIMN
- a CDS encoding bacterial transcriptional activator domain-containing protein, which gives rise to MIIRGSKRYQLHPERVVIDRYQFEDIAHPALEKEMTPALAEQLEAAVLLYRGDYLEDLDYQWVMPVQEKLRSLNMEIRQKLAAYYLDNKMPNKALLHLQQLMALNPYSEINLKLLLTAYADKGDHSAVIKQYTAFARNIRKELGLQPSAEIKRFFANLSKQK